The Gemmatimonadota bacterium DNA window CGTTCCGCCTCGGCCTCGCATGAGCACCGCGCCGGCGCCTGACGTGATCGTGATCGGCGCCGGACTCGTCGGCACCGCCACGGCGTTGGCGCTGGCGGAGGCTGGGGCACGCGTAACCCTCGTGGAGGGGGCGTTCGCGGGGAGTGGCAGCACCGGCGCGGCGATGGGGCACCTCGTCGTGATGGACGACTCTCCCGCGCAACTCGCCCTCACCGCGCACTCCCGGCGGCGATGGCACGCGCTCGCCGAGACGCTGCCACCGGATGCCGAGCAGGATCGCTGTGGGACCCTATGGATCGCGGCCGATGATGCCGAGTTGCAGGGCGCGGCGGACCGCATCGCGGGGTATGGCAGGGCGGGGGTGCATGCCGAGCTGCTGACCGCCGCCCAGTTGCAGCGTGAGGAGCCGGCGCTTCGGCACGGCTTGGCCGGCGCCCTCCTCGTCCGTGACGACGCGGTCTGCTATCCACCCACCATCGCGCGCGAGTTGCTCCGCTTGGCAGTGGCGCTCGGCGCCGTGGCGCACGCCCCGTCGCGGGTGCAGAGCATCGCCGCCGGCCGCGTGACGCTCGCGAGCGGTGAAGTGCTGCAGGCCGGCGCGATCGTGGTCGCTGCTGGCGTCGAGAGTCCATCGCTGGTGCCCGGGCTGCCGATCGTGCCGCGGCGCGGCCATCTGGTGATCACCGATCGGCGCCCCGGCACGGTGCATCACCAACTCGTCGAGCTCGGCTACTTGCACTCCGCCCATTCTTTCGGCGGTGCGTCGGTGGCCTTCAACGTGCAACCGCGTCGGAACGGGCAGTTGCTCATTGGCTCCTCACGTGAACTCGTCGGCACCAACCCGACCATCAACCGGCCGCTGGTCCATGCGATGCTCGCTCGCGCGACGGAGTACCTGCCGGCGATCGCGCAGCTGCGCGCACTTCGCACCTGGGTCGGCTTCCGCCCGGCCACCGCGGACAAGCTGCCGCTGATCGGCCCATGGCCCGCCATCCCCGGTGTCTGGATCGCTGCCGGGCACGAAGGCCTCGGGATCACCATGGCGCCGGGCACTGCCGACCTGATCGTGGCGGGACTGCTTGGGACCACGCCGCCCGTCGATCCGGCACCCTTCCGCCCGGACCGCGCGATGCCCTCGCTCGAGGTGGCGGCATGACCGACGACGTCACCATCCTGGTCAACGGGGTGCCGCGCCGAGTCAGCGCCTCCGCCACGGTCGCTGCGGCGCTGCTGGGGCTTGGGATCACCGCGTTTCGTCGCGATCAGCACGGCGCGCCGCGTGCCCCCATCTGCGGCATGGGGAGCTGCCACGAGTGCCGGGTGCGGATCGATGGCGCGACGGAAGTGCGCAGTTGCCTGGTCGGCGTGCGCGACGGCATGCGCGTCGAGACAGCCTCGTGACGCGCCGCCGGGCGATGGACGTCGTCGTGGTCGGTGGCGGCCCCGCCGGACTCGCAGCAGCGGCTGCCGCGGCCGAAGGGGGCAAGCAGGTCTTGTTGATCGACCAGGGACGCGCGCTCGGCGGTCAGATCTGGCGCCATCGGCGGACGGCGGAACTGCCGGTCATCGCGCAGCAGCTGCTCGATCGCGTCCGCGCCGCTCGGGTCACCGTGGCCAGCGAGGCGCGGGTGATCGATGCCCCCTCCGCGAATGAACTCGTCGTCGATTTCCGCGGCCGCGTCGATGTGCAGCGCGCGGATCAGCTGATCCTGGCCACTGGGGCCGTCGAGCGCTTTGTCCCCTTTCCGGGATGGACCCTCCCCGGCGTCACCGGGGTCGGCGGGTTGCAAGCATTGATCAAGAGCGGTCTGTCGTTGACCGGGACCCGGGTCGTCGTAGCGGGGAGTGGTCCGCTGCTCTGGCCCGTGGCGGCCACCGCGATCAAGGCCGGCGCGAGGCTGGGGCTCATCGCCGAGCAGGCCGGTCGCGGGCAACTGCTCCGCTTCGTTGGCGATGTGATGGCCGATCCCGAGAAACTCCTGCTTGCCGCCCAGTACCGGTGGGCGACGCTCGGTGCGGCCTTTCGCACGGGGAG harbors:
- a CDS encoding FAD-binding oxidoreductase, with product MSTAPAPDVIVIGAGLVGTATALALAEAGARVTLVEGAFAGSGSTGAAMGHLVVMDDSPAQLALTAHSRRRWHALAETLPPDAEQDRCGTLWIAADDAELQGAADRIAGYGRAGVHAELLTAAQLQREEPALRHGLAGALLVRDDAVCYPPTIARELLRLAVALGAVAHAPSRVQSIAAGRVTLASGEVLQAGAIVVAAGVESPSLVPGLPIVPRRGHLVITDRRPGTVHHQLVELGYLHSAHSFGGASVAFNVQPRRNGQLLIGSSRELVGTNPTINRPLVHAMLARATEYLPAIAQLRALRTWVGFRPATADKLPLIGPWPAIPGVWIAAGHEGLGITMAPGTADLIVAGLLGTTPPVDPAPFRPDRAMPSLEVAA
- a CDS encoding (2Fe-2S)-binding protein — its product is MTDDVTILVNGVPRRVSASATVAAALLGLGITAFRRDQHGAPRAPICGMGSCHECRVRIDGATEVRSCLVGVRDGMRVETAS
- a CDS encoding NAD(P)/FAD-dependent oxidoreductase, with the protein product MTRRRAMDVVVVGGGPAGLAAAAAAAEGGKQVLLIDQGRALGGQIWRHRRTAELPVIAQQLLDRVRAARVTVASEARVIDAPSANELVVDFRGRVDVQRADQLILATGAVERFVPFPGWTLPGVTGVGGLQALIKSGLSLTGTRVVVAGSGPLLWPVAATAIKAGARLGLIAEQAGRGQLLRFVGDVMADPEKLLLAAQYRWATLGAAFRTGSWVVRAEGDDRVREVVLSVGGKERRLPCDWLATACGLAPSTELARLLGCALDGDAIRVDEMQRTSVPWVQAVGECTGVAGDGAARTEGEIAGRAAAGDERGAREPKLVQQRDAGRRFAVTLARAVAPREELRHLAAPDTILCRCEDVLVGTVDPTWSARQAKLWTRVGMGSCQGAVCGEACKLLFGWDANSARPPLGGPVIGGWNEAIGKLGE